The nucleotide window CCGACCGACAGCTCGTCGATCATCAGCAGCGCAGGCTGCGTCACCAACGCCCGGGCCACGGCCAGCATCTGCTGCTGGCCACCGGACATGGTCCCGGCGGTCTGGGACAACCGCTCGCCCAACACCGGGAAGTACTTCGTCGCGGTACGCACCGCCTCGGCCTTGCGTCGACCTCGCACGTGCATGGCCAGGTTCTCCGCCACCGTCAGGTTGCGGAAGATGCCGCGGCCCTCCGGGATCAGGCAGATGCCCGCCTCGACCCGGCTGTGCGGGGCGCTGTGCGCGAGCGGCCGGCCGTTCCAGAGCAGGTCACCCGCACTCGGGTGGACCAGGCCGGCGATGGTCTTCAGCGTGGTGGTCTTGCCGGCGCCGTTGGAGCCGAGCAGCGCCACCGTGGCGCCGTCCGGCACCATGATGCTGACGTCGTGCAGCACCTCGGTGCGCCCGTATCCGGCGCGCACATGGCGCAGTTCCAGGCTCATCGACGTCCCTCGTTCCTCGGGACGCCGATGAGGCACGATCGCACTGTGCTCATTGATGAGCTCGCAAGCTCGCTCATCTCGTGGCCACCAACCGCTCGGCCATGCGGGCCCGACGGGCCGCAACGCGCGGTACCCCGTCCTCGGCCCACCGTGCCACGAAAGCCTTGCGGGGTAGCTCGGTGAGCATCCCGATCACGCCATTGGGCGCCTGCGCGAACACGATGGCGGCCACGCCGAACGCGGCGGTCTGGTAGTTGATGACCGAGGCGGAGGTGAAGAACGCCGGGATCGCCACCAGCAGCAGCGTGGCCAACGTGGCCCCGCCCAGCGTCGCCGCACCGGCCGCGACCAGCACGGTCACCCACAGCATCGAGGACAGGAAGTTGAAGCTGGTGGTGGAAACGCTGCTCACCTGCGCACCGAGCAGTCCGCCGGCGATCGCCGCGAAGAACCCGCTGGTGCAGAACACCACGGTCCGCGCGGCGGTGGTGTTGATGCCGAGCGTCTCCACCGCGACGTTGCTGTCCGCGGTGGCCCGCAGCAGCCGACCCAGCCGGGTGGCCCGCACGGTCTCGATGACCACCACCGACACGATGGAGATCACCAGCACGAACCAGTAGAACCCGTTGGTGCCGGTCAGGTCGTGCCCGAACACCGACGGCCGGTTCACCCCGAGCTGGCCCGGGGGGCCGAACACCCACGAGGTGCGGAACAGCAGGTTCTGGAACAGCACACCGAAGCCGAAGGTGGCCAGCGCCAGGAACAGCCCGGACAACCGGATCGCCGGGATGGCCAGCAGGCCGGCCACCGGCACCACGATCAACCCGGACAACAACAGCGCGGGCACGAACGGCACGCCCTGGTGCTGGAGGTGCCCGAGGGTGGTGGCGCCCAGCGCCACGAAAACCGCGTGGCACAGGGAAATCTGCCGGGACAGACCGAGCAGCAGGCTGAGGCTGGCGAACACCACCAGCATGGCCAGCGCGGTCGTCGCGGTGGTGACCCGACTGTCCGTGGCGATCGACGGGATCGCCAGAGCCACCGCCCCAATGCCGATCAGCAGCGCGGTGGGGAACCGCCGCGCGCCCGGCGCCAGCCCGGCCGCCGAGGTACGCGCGCTCACGTTACGAGTCAGTTCCACGAAGCTGCCGCGCTTGCTGACCAGCAACACCCCGAACAGCACGATGAACGGCAGACTCGGCGGAAGACCACCGAGCCAGGTGTGCGAGGTCGCCCAGCGGCCGGTCCACTTGGTGGACAGCTGCCCGGCGATACCGAGCCCGATCGCACCCACGTAGGCGATCGGCAGGCTACGCAGCTTGCCCAACGCGGCCGCGCCGAACGCCTGCACCACCAGCAGGGTGAGCAGGGTGGCGTCCACCCCGAGGGTCGGCGCGAGCAGCACGCCGGCCAGCGCTGCGAACGAGGACCCGAGCATCCAGGCCATCGCCGTGGTGCGCGAGGCGTTCGCCCCGGTCAGTTCGGACAGCTGCGGATCGTCGACCACCGCGCGCATGTCCAGTCCGGTCTGGGTGCGGGTGAAGAAGAGGACCAGGCCCAGGCCCAGCCCGGCGGCGATCGAGGTGATCGCGATCTGGTCGTAGCCGACGTTGACCTGGCCGAGGTCGACCACTCCGGAGGGGAAGATGTTCGGCACCGGGCGCACGGTCGGCCCGTACTTGATGATGACCGCGCCCTGCAGTGCGATCAGCAGGCCGATGGACACCACCACGTACGCGGCGGAACCGGCGCCGACCAAACGGCGGAACAACGCCTTGTCCACCACGATGCCGATCAGTGGGCCGAGCCCGAACACGATCAGCAGCAGGGCGAGCACGGGCTTCACGTGGTGGGTGACGGTCAGCGTGTAGTACACGTAGGCCGAAACCATCGCGACCGTGCCGTGCGCGAAGTTGAACACGCCGGACGTGGTGTAGGTAACCACCAAGCCCAGCGCTGCCAACGCGTAGATGGAGCCGGAGGTGATCCCCAGCACCAGGAATGGCAGGTAATCGCTCATCAGACCGACTACTGCTCGGCGCAGATCGCGCAGCGCTCGACACCGGCCGGCAACGCGACCGGGTCGACCTCGGAAACGGCCTCACCGTGCAGCATGGCGCAGTGCGCCGCGTGCGCGAACCGACCGCCGTTGATGACCAGCAGGCGGCCGTCGGTCCGACGCACCGCGGCCACCGCGACCGGCTCTCTGGTCTCGAAGCGGCGCAGCAACGCGCGGCGGCGGAACTGCAGCCGTCGCTTGCCGATACCCGCCTGCATCGCAACCGCACCCACGGCCAGCACCACCACGAGCGTCGCCCATGCCGTCGAGGTGTACGCCGCACGTTGGGCGGACGCGTGCGCGGCGTGGTACCAGGCCAGGAACCCGCACAGCAGCGCGACGGCCAGCGCCGCGCCGGGCATCTTCATGGCGAGCACGGCGGCGTCACCGCCGGTGACCCGCTGCGCCAGACCCACCTTCACCGGCGTCGTCCGGTGCCCGTTGCTGGTGGCCGCGCTGCGCGCGGTCGTCCGCACCGACTCGACACCGTCGGCGTCGGACGGCGACCCCAACTGCTCCGGCGACAGCCGCAGGATCGCCGCCTCGATGCGGTCGAGCTTGCGCCACTCGTCGTGCATGTCCGCGGAGCTGTACAGCAACGCGCCCACGCCGAGCAGGAACACTCCACCGAGGCCACCGGAAATCAGGTACGCCAGGGCATCCGGGACGTACTTCGTGTGCGCCACACCGTGGTAACCCACGATGAGCGCGATCACCCCGGCCGCCAGGCAGGCCAGGGCGGCCGCCCGGTCCCATTGGGACTTGAGCACTGTCAGGACGTTCACGACGAACGCCCTCCCTTCACGCGTCGGGCCACCGAGGTCAGCACGAGCACACCCGTACCGATCGCGAAGGCCAAGTAGAAGAACTCAAGTTGGGGGTGCACGTCGAGGGTCTCCAGCGCGGTGCGTTCGGTGCCGGAGGCCATGGGTTGGAGATTCACCGTCGGCGGCTGTGACGAGGTGCCGGCCGGCAGCGTCGGGGTGCCCGCTACCGGCACGATCGGGGACACCGCGTCGGACGGCAGCGCCGGCAGGGACGCCGGGGGCGCCACAGCCGGTGTGGTGTCCGAGCCGGTGCCCGTCGCGGAACCCGCGGTACCCGCGGCGGTACCCGAGCCGGTCGTGCCGACCTCCGGGGTCAGCGACGACGAGGAGCCGACGATGCTGCTGGACGCGTTGCCGATCAGCGTGCGGGCCACCCCCACCGGGGAACCGTTGAACGGCAACTTGCCGCGCTGCAGGATCTGCACCCCGGCCGAGCCGCTGCCGCCGTCGTTGCCGGCCAGCGACACGCTTACCCCGGACGAGGCCAGTGCCTTGTTCAGTGCGGCCAACCCGTCCTTGTCCGACGTCCCACCGCTGTTGCCCGGCGCCGTGATGCCCTCCTTATCGAGCCCCACGGTCTGCCCCAGCACGCTCACCCCGATCACGTCGGTGAGCGAGGTGGTGGTGGGCTTGCTGTCGCCGGGGTGCAACAACGAGACGGTGTGCACGTGCACCTCGGCGATGCGCAGCACGCCGACGTCGATGCCGCGGGTGATGCTGTCCGCCGTCGAGGTCATGGTGCCGTCCGCGCCGATGGTCACCGAGGAGTTCTGCAATGAACCCGAGGTGACGATGACGCCGGCCGTCGGACCGGCGGCCTTCGCCGCCGACACCGCCGAGCGTGGCCCGGATTCCGCGTCGAGCGTGATGGTGCCGCTGGCGTCCTGCGCGGAGGCCTTCGGCGTCAGGTTGCCGTCGGTCACCACGTAGAGCGGGTAGGTGAACGGGAAAGCCTGCCCCGTACCCACGTTGGCCAACGCGGGGGCATTGACGATGGTGTCGCCCGGGTACGGGAACGACGCGAACGCGGTGCCCGCGCCGGAGGAGTTCACGTCGGCCTGGGCCACCGGCCCACCGACGTCGTAGAACTGATCCACCACCAGGAAGCCGGGGAAGTCATAGCTGGTACGGATCCCGCTGGCGTTCGCGGTGCCCACCGCGACCCCGCCGCCGGGCGGCGGAATGTCCGCTGCCTTCGCCGGGGTCACGCCGAGCACGCCCAACCCACCGAGCCCGAGCAGGCCGGCCCACACAGTTCCTCGCACGAACGCGCGCATCACGTACCCGGCTTCCAGTCGGGGGCGCACACAAAGCCGCCATGCTGGACGAACTTGCCACCCTGCACCTGAATCGGTGAGATGCAGCGGTTGGTCATGGTGCGGTCATCGCCCAGCGGGAAGGTAACGCCGGGCAACAGCCCGCCGAGCTTCTCGCCGTGCACCGACCGCAGCAGCGCGATCATGTCCGCCGCGGTGACCGTCTGCTTGTTCAACGCGAGCGGTGCGTACTTCTCCAGCAGCTTGCCGAACACGAACGCGCCGGCGCCCACGTCGCCCATCACCTTGCCCGGCTGGTAACGCGCCATCGCCTCGCGATAGTCCGCGAGCAGCGGGGAGGTGGAGTAGGCCGGGGTGCGGCTGGCCAGGATCAACCCGTTCAGGATCGGGCCCTGGTCCAGCGTGGCCTGGATACCGAGGTTGTAGGTGCCGGAGAACACCGGGGAGTAGTTCTGTTGTTTGGCGTTGCGGGCCACCCGGCCGACGCTGGCGCTGTCCAGCAGCAGCACCACCACGTCCGCACCGGCGTTGCGGGCCTGCAGCAACTGTGCGGTGTAGTCCGGCTGCACCAGCGAAACCTGCGCCTTGTAGACCATGCTCAAGCCCTTGTAGGGCAGGAAATGGCTGAAGCTGGTCATCTGCTGCGCGCAGGTGGCCGCCTCCTGGCAGTACAGGATCGCTGCCTTGCGGTGGTCGGTCTGCGCCAGGATCGTGTTGATGAATCCCCAGGCCTGGCCGATGTCCGCGCCGTTCAATGGGTTGAAGACCATCGACGAATGGTCCGACGAGATCGCCGCCCCGATGCTGCCGATCACCGGCACGCCCTTGGACTTCAGGTACGGCAGCGCGCCGTCGAGCTCACCGAAGGTGTACTCGTTGAAGATGGCGACCGCGTGCTCCTGCTCCACGCACTTCTGCGCGATGGACTGCGCGTTGGCCGCGGCGCCGCCATCGTCGGCGATGATCATCTTTACCGGGTGACCGGCCAGGCCGCCCTTGGAGTTGATCCAGGACGCCCACGCCGCGTTCGCCACCGGCGCCGGGCCGGAGACCGCGCCCAGCACGCCGGAGGCGTTGCCGAACGAGCAGAGCGTGATCGGGTCGCGCGGGCCGGTGGGCAACGGCAGGTCCGCCTTGGCCTTCGGCGCGGCGGCAGCAGCGACCGGCTGGGCCGCGGACTTCGCGGTCTTCGCCGTGCCTGCCGCGGGTGCGACCGGCGCGGTCACCGCGGCGGGTGCGTTGGCCGCAGCGGCGGGCGCCGCCGCGCCGGCGGCCGGTGCATCAGCCGTGGGGCCGGCGTCGATCGCGGTGCCGCCCGGCTGTGCCGCTACCGGTTGGCTGAACGCGGCCTGGCCCACGGCCAATTCGTTGTCGCTCAGGGCGCTGCCGCAGCCGGCCAGCATCAGCGAGCCGACCACCGCCACGGCCGCCGCGACGGCGGCCCGCCCGCTTCTATGTGAACTGTGTCGGTGCAAACGCATGTCCACTCCTCGACTCACCGGTTCCCGATGAACGACTGTGCGGTGCCGGTCGGCGCGTCGGCGCCGATGAACTTGGCGAGCAGCTGGCTGGCCGGGTTGCTGAACTTCATCGGCGCGTCCGGCGGCAGCAGCCCGATGGAGATCATCATGTTGCCCGCGCGGTGCATGAGGATGGACAGCTTCAGCGCACCGAACGCCTCATAGAAGTCGGCATGCTTGACCTGATGTCCGGTCAGCTCGGTGTAACGAGCGATGATCGCGTCCCGGTCCGGGAAACCCTCGGGCAGCGGTAGGCCGATGCCCTCGGTGTGGTGGCGCTGCAGCAGCAGCCACCAACCCAGGTCTTGCTCCGGCGAACCGAGGGTGACCATCTCCCAGTCCAGGATCCCGGCGACACCGAGCTCGTCGCTGATCAGCAAGTTGCCCAGCCGGGCGTCGCCCCAGTTGAGCACGGTCGGCTCGGCACCGGGCTTGTTGGCCTCGATCCAGGCGAAGCCGGCCTCGATGGTCGGGTTCACCTCGCCCTCGGCGGCCCAGGCGTAGGTGTTGCGCCAGTCCGCGATGGACTGCTCCAACGGGGTGGCGCCCAACTCGGGGTGGTCCAGGAAGTCCAGGCCCAGCGCCTTGTAGTCCGCCGCGTGCACCTTGGTCAACGCGATCAGCGCGTTGTCGCACATGGTTGCCCGTTGCTCGGGGGTCAGCTCGTCGAGCACCCACCCGGTGGCGGTGAACGGCGGGTCGTCCGGGGCGATGCGCCCACTGAGGCGTTCCATCACCAGGAAGTGCGAGCCGAGCACGGAGGTGTCGGTCTCCACCCACGGGGTGGCCGGCACCGGGGCGTCAGTGTGCTGCGAGAGCGCGTGCAGCACGCGCTGCTCGGTGACCAGGTCGTAGCGCGGGAACACGCCCGGGCCGGTCGGCGCGACCCGGGCCACATACTGCGCGCTGTGCGGGCCGGACTCGTCGGTCCACGAGGCGTTGAACATCAGCGTCTCGTTGGACATCCCGCTTGCCTGCGGGATCGTCACGTCGGTGACCTGCACGTCGCGTGCGCCGGGCAGCTTGCCGATCAACCAGTCGCGCAGTTGGATCGCGGACTTCTCCGGGTCGCGGGTGTTGGCCAGTGCCATAGCGGGCTCCTCAGCTGCTCTTGTTGCGCGCCTTGAGGGCACGCTGGTAACGGTCGAACCAGATCTCCTGGTAAGTGGCGTGAGTAACCCGCCCGTGCGCGTCCGTCCAACGGAACACGCTGTCGTGGAAGGCCACGTTGGGCCAGGCCGGAATCACCGCGGTGGCGATGGCCTCGCCGGTGAACCGGTGGATGGCCCCGGTGGAGTCCTCCGCCTCGATCTCCTGGCGCAGGGTGGCGAAGGTGATCGGCTGCTGCTCCAGCACATTGCGCCTGACCCGGACGATGTCCAGGGTCTTGTCGCCCTGTTGCAGCCAGGCGAAGTGATGCGTCGGCTTGTCGGCCGGCATGTCGAAGATGCCCGCCCAGGTCGGCTCGGTGTCCGCAGCCTCGAAGGAGATCTGATTGAAAATCAGGTCCTCACCGAAGTACATCGGGGACCAGCCCACCGGCGGCACCGGCACTCCCCCGCGGTTCTCCTTGCGCACCTGGCGCCAGGAGCGGTCGCGCGGGGCGTAGCAGTCCACGTCGAACTGCTCGCCGTTCAACGTCACCGTGCCGACCGCGTGCATGAACTGCTCGGTCCCGCCGGGGGAGCGACCGGGATCGTCGTGATGGTCTTCTTCGCCGGGCATGATGTGCCCGCGGGCGAGCAGCGGAGTGACCGCGGCCTGGACGATGTCGAACGAGGTGTCACCGTCGGAGTAGGTCAGTCGCGCGGTGCGGCCGGGTTCGATGAACTCGATGCTCAGCCCGTTCGCGGTGGTGATGCGGTTTCCCTCCACCGTCGGCCACGGCATGGTGATCTGGTAGTCGAGGTGCTCGATGTCGGTCGGGGTGTAATTCTCGGTACCCCGGAAGATCGCCACCCCGCCCTGGCACAGCGGGAAAGCGGGTTGGTAACGGATGTAGATGAAAGCGCCGATCCGCGCCTCGGGCACGGAGAACCCGAAATAGTGCGTGTGAATGGTGTGCGGGTCCCACGTCTCGCCGGGCCCCGGCAGGGGCAGCACGAGGTCGGAGGACGCCGGGTGCGTACCGAGGCTCATCGACCCACCTCGTTCCTCGGTGCGCCGATGAGGCACGTCGGCACTGTGCTCATTGATGAGCTCGCAAGCTTGCTCATCGCAGCGCCCCCACGATTGGCGCCGGCGCGGGAGCCGTCGGCGTCGAGATCGGCATGTCCGCGGCGGCGTCAGCCTTGGCAGAGGGCATGACCAGCGCCTTGATCTGATCGAAGACGTTGCCCTCGTGGCCGCTTTCCGGTTGGGCGACGGCCAACGAGATGAACCACACCGCGTACAAACAGAGCCCGAGGGTGACGCCGCACGCGGCATAGGTGGCGAACCACGACACGTCATGCTGGTTGAGCGTGAGCCACATCGGCCATGCGGTGGCGCCGTTGGCCAGGCCGTCGGCCATCGGGATCAACGGGATCACGCCGAGCAGGGCCAGCGGGGTACTCACCTGCTTGCGCAGGAAGTAGATCAACGCACCGGCGACCATCGGCATCACCGGGTTGACGAAGCCCCACCATATGGGGAAGCCCCACGGGTTCAACGGCTGCTTGCCGTAGTACAGGTAGGTGTGCATGAGGATGCCCGGCGACTCCAGCGCCAGGTCGACGATGCAGTCCAACGCCCACAATTGGAACAGCATTTTGCGGGTGATGCCGTTCTGGAAGAGCCGGCTGGCGAAGTAGCCCAGGCCGCCGACGTACCACGGGTACACGAAGCAGATGTAGAGCGGCATCGTGCGGTCCAGCACGGTGAAGGTACCGAGCGCGTTGTTCTCCTTGAGGTACACCTGGCCGAGCACGTCGACGACGGGCTCCATGCCGGCCGCGAACGCACCGCCGATCAGGCAGTACAGCAGGACCGGGTCCTTGTGCTTGCGGATGCGTTGCAGG belongs to Sporichthyaceae bacterium and includes:
- a CDS encoding ABC transporter ATP-binding protein, which codes for MSLELRHVRAGYGRTEVLHDVSIMVPDGATVALLGSNGAGKTTTLKTIAGLVHPSAGDLLWNGRPLAHSAPHSRVEAGICLIPEGRGIFRNLTVAENLAMHVRGRRKAEAVRTATKYFPVLGERLSQTAGTMSGGQQQMLAVARALVTQPALLMIDELSVGLAPVVIDELFNAVAMLKAEGRSLLIVEQYVHRALAIADYVYILHKGRVVFVGEPAQCEGGAVFSRYLGEGVA
- a CDS encoding ABC transporter permease, with amino-acid sequence MSDYLPFLVLGITSGSIYALAALGLVVTYTTSGVFNFAHGTVAMVSAYVYYTLTVTHHVKPVLALLLIVFGLGPLIGIVVDKALFRRLVGAGSAAYVVVSIGLLIALQGAVIIKYGPTVRPVPNIFPSGVVDLGQVNVGYDQIAITSIAAGLGLGLVLFFTRTQTGLDMRAVVDDPQLSELTGANASRTTAMAWMLGSSFAALAGVLLAPTLGVDATLLTLLVVQAFGAAALGKLRSLPIAYVGAIGLGIAGQLSTKWTGRWATSHTWLGGLPPSLPFIVLFGVLLVSKRGSFVELTRNVSARTSAAGLAPGARRFPTALLIGIGAVALAIPSIATDSRVTTATTALAMLVVFASLSLLLGLSRQISLCHAVFVALGATTLGHLQHQGVPFVPALLLSGLIVVPVAGLLAIPAIRLSGLFLALATFGFGVLFQNLLFRTSWVFGPPGQLGVNRPSVFGHDLTGTNGFYWFVLVISIVSVVVIETVRATRLGRLLRATADSNVAVETLGINTTAARTVVFCTSGFFAAIAGGLLGAQVSSVSTTSFNFLSSMLWVTVLVAAGAATLGGATLATLLLVAIPAFFTSASVINYQTAAFGVAAIVFAQAPNGVIGMLTELPRKAFVARWAEDGVPRVAARRARMAERLVATR
- a CDS encoding ABC transporter substrate-binding protein, with translation MRLHRHSSHRSGRAAVAAAVAVVGSLMLAGCGSALSDNELAVGQAAFSQPVAAQPGGTAIDAGPTADAPAAGAAAPAAAANAPAAVTAPVAPAAGTAKTAKSAAQPVAAAAAPKAKADLPLPTGPRDPITLCSFGNASGVLGAVSGPAPVANAAWASWINSKGGLAGHPVKMIIADDGGAAANAQSIAQKCVEQEHAVAIFNEYTFGELDGALPYLKSKGVPVIGSIGAAISSDHSSMVFNPLNGADIGQAWGFINTILAQTDHRKAAILYCQEAATCAQQMTSFSHFLPYKGLSMVYKAQVSLVQPDYTAQLLQARNAGADVVVLLLDSASVGRVARNAKQQNYSPVFSGTYNLGIQATLDQGPILNGLILASRTPAYSTSPLLADYREAMARYQPGKVMGDVGAGAFVFGKLLEKYAPLALNKQTVTAADMIALLRSVHGEKLGGLLPGVTFPLGDDRTMTNRCISPIQVQGGKFVQHGGFVCAPDWKPGT
- a CDS encoding phosphotransferase family protein, encoding MALANTRDPEKSAIQLRDWLIGKLPGARDVQVTDVTIPQASGMSNETLMFNASWTDESGPHSAQYVARVAPTGPGVFPRYDLVTEQRVLHALSQHTDAPVPATPWVETDTSVLGSHFLVMERLSGRIAPDDPPFTATGWVLDELTPEQRATMCDNALIALTKVHAADYKALGLDFLDHPELGATPLEQSIADWRNTYAWAAEGEVNPTIEAGFAWIEANKPGAEPTVLNWGDARLGNLLISDELGVAGILDWEMVTLGSPEQDLGWWLLLQRHHTEGIGLPLPEGFPDRDAIIARYTELTGHQVKHADFYEAFGALKLSILMHRAGNMMISIGLLPPDAPMKFSNPASQLLAKFIGADAPTGTAQSFIGNR
- a CDS encoding tyrosine protein kinase encodes the protein MSLGTHPASSDLVLPLPGPGETWDPHTIHTHYFGFSVPEARIGAFIYIRYQPAFPLCQGGVAIFRGTENYTPTDIEHLDYQITMPWPTVEGNRITTANGLSIEFIEPGRTARLTYSDGDTSFDIVQAAVTPLLARGHIMPGEEDHHDDPGRSPGGTEQFMHAVGTVTLNGEQFDVDCYAPRDRSWRQVRKENRGGVPVPPVGWSPMYFGEDLIFNQISFEAADTEPTWAGIFDMPADKPTHHFAWLQQGDKTLDIVRVRRNVLEQQPITFATLRQEIEAEDSTGAIHRFTGEAIATAVIPAWPNVAFHDSVFRWTDAHGRVTHATYQEIWFDRYQRALKARNKSS